In the genome of Nonlabens sp. MB-3u-79, one region contains:
- a CDS encoding M23 family metallopeptidase translates to MAKRKKNKNQKSKWTHHYRMVVLNDDTFEERFSLKLNRLNVFIVTLISAVLLIGATTVLIAFTPIREYIPGYADVTTKRNSIQLTKETDSIQQVLRTNEEFYSRIKMLLNGDITSEEYERIDSTAKVETDIEITNLKPIKEDSLLREEVAQEERYSVIAGAKAKTNFVFFPPVKGIISGDYDAEIKHYAVDVAATTGTPIKAAADGTVVFASWSVETGHTMLIEHAYGLITVYKHAGSLLKEQNDKVLAGEVIASVGNTGELTTGPHLHFEIWSDGYSLDPTNFINFE, encoded by the coding sequence ATGGCAAAAAGGAAAAAAAATAAAAACCAAAAAAGCAAGTGGACACACCATTACCGCATGGTGGTGCTCAATGACGACACTTTTGAAGAACGTTTTAGTCTTAAGCTAAATAGACTCAATGTATTTATAGTAACTCTTATAAGTGCTGTTTTATTGATAGGAGCAACCACAGTTCTCATTGCATTTACACCTATACGAGAATACATTCCTGGATATGCTGATGTAACCACTAAGAGAAACTCTATACAACTCACTAAGGAAACAGATTCTATACAGCAGGTTTTACGTACCAATGAGGAGTTTTATTCTCGTATTAAAATGCTGCTCAATGGAGATATTACTTCAGAAGAATACGAGCGTATTGACAGCACAGCTAAGGTAGAAACGGATATAGAAATCACAAACCTTAAACCTATCAAAGAAGACAGTCTTTTGAGAGAAGAAGTAGCTCAGGAAGAACGGTACAGTGTCATTGCCGGAGCAAAGGCCAAAACGAACTTTGTCTTCTTCCCACCAGTAAAAGGAATTATTTCTGGAGACTACGATGCAGAGATCAAACACTATGCAGTGGATGTAGCAGCAACTACAGGCACCCCTATAAAAGCCGCTGCTGATGGAACGGTAGTTTTTGCCAGCTGGAGTGTAGAAACTGGTCATACTATGCTTATAGAGCACGCTTATGGTTTGATTACGGTTTACAAGCACGCAGGAAGTCTTCTCAAAGAGCAAAATGACAAGGTACTTGCAGGAGAGGTGATCGCTAGCGTTGGAAATACGGGAGAACTGACCACAGGGCCTCACCTTCATTTTGAAATTTGGAGCGATGGGTATTCGCTAGATCCTACTAACTTTATCAATTTTGAATAA
- a CDS encoding diacylglycerol/lipid kinase family protein, whose translation MIKIAFLVNPISGKNGNKLEFKQINTFFDFDKYAIEIRYSSSKSDLERLTKECIHKGCDIIVASGGDGTVNTIAKFLVNSNIKLAILPRGSGNGLASHLGLSKSIKKLCSSIKHAETVHIDCGEVNGTYFFSNFALGYPADVIHRYDKDTKRGLSTYVHHSLKSFFSKNKDVIMLEKSDKPKFCVLISNTKYLGYNVSLTPKAEINNGLLDIVFANSRIDLALKMAGSILFKKNFAHSVSEVVLSSNDSCSAQLDGEPIHLKSPFHITVKKNCLKIIV comes from the coding sequence GTGATTAAAATCGCCTTTTTAGTAAATCCTATTTCTGGAAAAAACGGAAATAAACTAGAGTTCAAGCAAATCAACACCTTCTTTGACTTCGATAAATACGCTATTGAAATACGCTATTCTTCTTCTAAAAGTGATTTAGAGCGATTGACAAAAGAGTGTATTCATAAAGGTTGCGATATCATCGTTGCTTCTGGAGGTGATGGTACGGTGAACACAATTGCAAAATTTCTAGTGAATTCAAATATTAAATTAGCCATACTTCCCAGAGGATCTGGCAATGGCCTTGCAAGTCATTTGGGCTTGTCAAAATCTATAAAAAAACTCTGCTCCTCTATAAAGCATGCCGAGACCGTTCACATAGACTGTGGAGAAGTAAATGGAACTTATTTTTTCTCCAACTTTGCCCTAGGCTATCCAGCTGATGTGATACACCGATACGACAAGGATACTAAAAGAGGCCTTTCTACTTATGTCCACCACAGTTTGAAATCCTTTTTTAGTAAAAATAAAGATGTGATTATGCTAGAAAAATCTGATAAGCCAAAATTTTGTGTACTCATTTCTAACACCAAATATCTAGGCTATAACGTATCCCTTACTCCTAAGGCAGAGATCAATAACGGATTGTTAGATATCGTTTTTGCAAATTCAAGAATAGACCTTGCTTTAAAAATGGCAGGATCGATTCTTTTCAAGAAGAATTTTGCACACTCAGTAAGTGAGGTTGTATTGAGCAGCAATGATAGTTGTTCAGCACAGCTGGACGGGGAACCCATTCATCTGAAATCTCCATTTCATATTACGGTGAAGAAAAACTGTCTTAAAATTATTGTGTAG
- the rfbD gene encoding dTDP-4-dehydrorhamnose reductase gives MKILITGANGMLGTAIKAALQEQELFCFSSKELDICCSFQLDQKVKNIRPDYIINCAAYTAVDLAEAEEEKAFKINALAVQKMAQISKQYKATLIHFSTDYVFKGDAATPYETDHETDPINVYGASKLAGEKAITQIGCKHYIFRISWLYAPHGKNFFKWVAGTDMKELKIVDSQTGSPTSALDVAAFIHHTIKNDPTAYGTYHFTNQGAWTWFDFAQAINNKLDLGKKITPVAEFKTAAKRPAYSVMNCEKTESVFDYQIPSIEEGLDEVVSHYTIKS, from the coding sequence TTGAAAATTCTTATTACAGGTGCAAATGGCATGTTGGGAACTGCGATAAAAGCAGCCTTGCAAGAACAAGAACTCTTCTGTTTTTCAAGTAAGGAACTGGATATTTGCTGTAGTTTTCAATTGGATCAAAAGGTCAAAAATATACGACCAGATTACATCATCAATTGTGCGGCCTACACAGCGGTGGACTTAGCAGAAGCCGAAGAAGAAAAAGCTTTTAAAATAAACGCGCTTGCTGTTCAGAAAATGGCGCAAATCTCAAAACAATACAAGGCTACTTTAATTCATTTTTCTACAGACTATGTTTTTAAAGGCGATGCTGCAACTCCATACGAGACGGATCATGAAACAGATCCTATAAATGTGTATGGCGCGAGTAAACTTGCAGGAGAAAAGGCCATTACTCAAATAGGGTGCAAACATTATATTTTTAGAATTTCCTGGCTGTACGCACCACACGGCAAAAACTTCTTTAAATGGGTGGCTGGAACAGACATGAAGGAATTGAAAATAGTCGACTCTCAAACCGGTTCTCCTACCAGTGCGCTAGATGTAGCTGCTTTTATACATCACACCATTAAAAACGATCCTACAGCTTATGGCACCTATCACTTTACCAATCAAGGAGCGTGGACCTGGTTTGATTTTGCACAAGCGATTAATAACAAGTTGGATTTAGGTAAAAAAATAACTCCAGTAGCAGAGTTTAAAACCGCTGCAAAACGACCCGCTTATAGTGTGATGAACTGTGAGAAAACAGAAAGTGTTTTTGATTATCAGATTCCTTCTATTGAAGAAGGCTTGGATGAGGTGGTTTCACATTACACCATCAAGTCTTAG
- a CDS encoding DUF4837 family protein: MNKVYVILAICLAFISCNDQAIVVQDSAGRLNDILVVIENNDWDGALGDTIRKEFARPLDGIVREEPIFTLNHVKPTAFKGMLKKSRNYLYLKKSDSSGVSVKKDVYANPQLGIVVRGKNKKEIAQVISENADKMIALFNQGEVERKQYLMDKVALNTDRLTERFGFEIIVPRAYHFATYNGEMDNDFFWLRRNITEGTMDLMIYEVDRNRIKRSDSTVMDIVKVRDSIGAIKILTDGGPFQTEPAFSPFLNESQIDGNFAFETKGTWEVKNMFMAGPFVNYAIYNKEKDNWLIIEGYVSAPSSKQRNYLFEIESILKSVRFVDKEED, encoded by the coding sequence ATGAATAAAGTATACGTAATTCTCGCCATATGTCTGGCTTTTATAAGTTGCAATGATCAAGCAATTGTTGTTCAAGATAGTGCGGGAAGACTCAATGATATTTTAGTAGTTATAGAAAATAACGATTGGGATGGAGCCCTAGGTGATACGATTAGAAAAGAGTTTGCGAGACCACTTGACGGTATCGTGAGAGAAGAGCCCATCTTTACACTGAATCATGTAAAACCAACCGCATTTAAGGGGATGCTTAAAAAATCACGTAATTATTTGTACTTAAAAAAATCAGATAGCAGCGGGGTGAGTGTTAAGAAGGATGTGTACGCCAACCCGCAGTTGGGAATTGTAGTAAGGGGTAAAAATAAAAAGGAAATCGCTCAAGTCATTTCAGAAAATGCCGATAAAATGATTGCTCTTTTCAATCAAGGAGAAGTGGAGCGCAAGCAATACCTCATGGATAAAGTAGCCTTAAATACCGATAGGTTAACAGAGCGTTTTGGCTTTGAAATTATTGTTCCTCGAGCCTATCATTTTGCTACCTATAATGGAGAAATGGACAATGATTTTTTCTGGTTGCGTAGAAATATTACTGAAGGCACTATGGACTTAATGATTTATGAAGTAGATCGCAATAGAATTAAGCGCAGTGACAGTACGGTGATGGATATTGTGAAGGTGCGAGATTCTATAGGAGCAATTAAAATCTTAACAGACGGTGGCCCATTTCAGACAGAGCCTGCTTTTTCTCCATTTTTAAATGAAAGCCAGATCGATGGAAACTTTGCCTTTGAAACCAAGGGAACTTGGGAAGTAAAAAACATGTTTATGGCAGGACCATTTGTCAACTATGCGATTTACAATAAAGAAAAAGACAACTGGTTGATCATAGAAGGATATGTGAGTGCCCCGAGCAGCAAGCAGCGCAATTACTTATTTGAAATAGAATCTATTTTGAAGAGTGTGAGGTTTGTAGATAAAGAGGAAGACTAA
- a CDS encoding DUF6909 family protein produces the protein MPIINVEPRTRAQESTNAIERMYITMRHLFNRGFYKPMGVSGESLRESLLTVRPEIYGSIAEDKIELNGLLYVMDRLPVGIEECTYINLTSDEGYEGSHFKAIIPKKRRRNCYRIDGQQMNIEVTRGRSEIYDILTHLTFLMIESHKIMKQVIVGDNGNTTRDWKSLETAVSKKKLTQEEKEVAITHVANILGRTFDEVTSVYADFATEGNPNRFLSIIYHLGKLAKQEVLDEEKRLVTFSPVLRERLGHHIHGDAWALRIKKHLIEKGLFERPLHIISANLHSVMNSLYGPVALASQMAKKSRMEIFADLSNDSGKKNRDLIKKHALSRGMTELKDKSGTNIDVQIFDLATCEFEKVDFCDPRFRESENDTKPVLIVMDYAFGEQAYETMDELLKPFKDEQGKTHQMNVQSINIMGKAGILEGDKGDIMVPDAHVFEGTADNYPFKNRLSKKDLESDDIKVVTGSMVTVLGTSLQNKDLLDFFYNSSWKVIGLEMEGAHYQKAIQAASRVRRSIRKKVKVRYAYYASDNPLKTGHTLASGGLGLIGVKPVYVITEKILEQIIESSIKVVPQQEEEKEQ, from the coding sequence ATGCCGATAATTAACGTAGAACCACGGACCAGAGCTCAAGAAAGTACTAATGCTATAGAGCGCATGTACATCACCATGCGACATCTTTTTAATAGAGGCTTTTATAAACCTATGGGAGTGAGTGGTGAATCTTTAAGAGAATCCTTACTCACAGTAAGACCAGAAATCTACGGTTCCATTGCTGAGGACAAGATAGAATTAAACGGTTTACTTTACGTCATGGACCGACTTCCAGTAGGAATAGAAGAGTGCACTTACATCAACCTTACTAGTGATGAAGGTTATGAAGGCTCTCATTTTAAGGCTATTATTCCTAAAAAAAGAAGACGTAATTGTTACCGTATTGATGGGCAGCAAATGAATATTGAGGTGACTCGTGGAAGATCTGAAATCTATGACATTCTAACACACCTTACTTTTTTGATGATAGAATCTCATAAGATCATGAAACAAGTGATCGTGGGTGATAATGGAAATACTACAAGAGACTGGAAAAGTCTAGAAACAGCTGTTTCAAAGAAAAAACTCACTCAAGAAGAAAAAGAAGTAGCTATTACTCATGTAGCAAATATTCTAGGGCGCACCTTTGATGAGGTGACCTCTGTTTATGCAGACTTTGCTACCGAAGGAAACCCTAATAGGTTTTTAAGCATCATTTACCACTTAGGTAAGCTTGCAAAACAAGAAGTTCTCGATGAAGAAAAACGTCTTGTGACTTTTTCTCCAGTGTTAAGAGAACGACTAGGTCATCACATTCACGGTGATGCTTGGGCCTTGAGAATCAAAAAACACCTGATTGAAAAAGGACTTTTTGAAAGACCCTTGCACATTATTAGCGCTAACCTACACAGCGTTATGAATTCGCTTTATGGTCCTGTAGCCTTGGCCTCTCAAATGGCAAAGAAAAGCCGGATGGAAATCTTTGCAGATTTGAGCAACGATAGCGGGAAGAAAAACCGCGACTTGATCAAGAAACATGCACTATCCAGGGGAATGACGGAGCTTAAGGATAAAAGCGGCACTAATATAGATGTACAGATTTTTGATCTTGCGACTTGTGAATTTGAAAAAGTAGACTTTTGCGATCCACGCTTTCGCGAAAGCGAGAACGACACAAAACCAGTTCTTATCGTGATGGATTATGCTTTTGGCGAGCAGGCTTATGAAACGATGGACGAGTTGCTCAAACCTTTTAAAGATGAGCAAGGAAAAACACACCAGATGAATGTTCAATCCATCAATATCATGGGTAAAGCAGGTATTCTGGAAGGAGATAAAGGCGATATAATGGTGCCTGATGCACATGTTTTTGAAGGTACAGCAGATAATTACCCCTTTAAAAACAGACTTTCTAAAAAAGACCTCGAGAGCGATGATATCAAAGTCGTTACTGGATCTATGGTGACTGTTTTAGGGACTTCACTACAAAATAAAGATTTATTAGACTTTTTCTATAATTCCAGTTGGAAAGTCATAGGTCTAGAAATGGAAGGTGCTCATTATCAAAAAGCCATACAGGCAGCATCTCGAGTAAGACGCAGCATACGTAAAAAAGTAAAAGTGCGGTATGCCTATTACGCAAGTGATAACCCGTTAAAAACAGGACATACGCTAGCAAGTGGTGGTTTGGGATTGATAGGGGTAAAACCTGTTTATGTTATTACAGAGAAGATACTGGAACAAATCATAGAAAGTAGTATTAAAGTAGTACCGCAACAAGAGGAAGAAAAAGAGCAATAA
- the gmd gene encoding GDP-mannose 4,6-dehydratase, translated as MSVQHHKVALITGVTGQDGAYLSEFLLKKGYEVHGIKRRASLFNTDRIDHLYQDPHETDVKFKLHYGDLTDTTNLTRIIKETQPDEIYNLAAMSHVQVSFEMPEYTANADGIGALRILESVRILGLEKKTKIYQASTSELYGKVQEIPQSETTPFYPRSPYAVAKMYAYWATVNYREAYGMFACNGILFNHESPVRGETFVTRKITRATSKIVKGLQDKVYLGNLDAKRDWGHAKDYVRMMWMILQHDEPEDWVIATGTTTSVRDFIRMAFQYVGIDLEFTGEGVEEKGTIKSCSNPDYQLEIGKEVVAVDPRYFRPTEVDLLIGDPTKAKEKLGWVPEIALQELVNDMMQSDLHLMSREEYLKKGGYRINNYFE; from the coding sequence ATGTCTGTACAGCATCATAAAGTAGCCTTAATCACTGGAGTTACCGGTCAAGATGGCGCCTATTTAAGTGAGTTTTTATTAAAAAAAGGATATGAAGTACACGGTATCAAACGCCGTGCTTCTTTGTTTAATACAGATCGTATCGATCATCTGTATCAAGATCCGCATGAAACTGATGTAAAATTTAAATTGCATTACGGTGATCTTACAGATACGACTAACCTTACCAGAATTATTAAAGAAACGCAGCCAGATGAGATTTATAACCTCGCGGCGATGTCACACGTACAAGTTTCTTTTGAAATGCCAGAATACACCGCAAATGCAGATGGTATAGGGGCCCTACGCATTCTAGAATCGGTACGTATACTTGGTTTGGAAAAGAAAACCAAAATCTATCAAGCCTCTACCTCAGAATTATATGGTAAAGTGCAAGAAATACCACAATCAGAAACCACCCCATTTTATCCGCGTAGTCCTTATGCCGTAGCAAAAATGTATGCGTATTGGGCAACGGTAAATTATCGGGAAGCTTATGGCATGTTTGCTTGTAACGGAATTCTTTTTAATCATGAATCTCCAGTACGAGGAGAGACCTTTGTTACTAGAAAAATTACTCGTGCGACTTCTAAGATCGTAAAAGGTCTTCAAGACAAAGTCTATTTAGGAAACCTAGATGCCAAAAGGGATTGGGGACACGCCAAAGATTATGTGCGCATGATGTGGATGATCCTGCAACACGATGAGCCAGAAGATTGGGTCATCGCTACAGGAACTACGACTAGCGTGAGAGATTTTATACGCATGGCATTTCAGTATGTAGGTATAGACTTAGAGTTTACAGGCGAAGGCGTGGAGGAAAAAGGAACAATAAAATCTTGCTCCAATCCGGACTACCAATTAGAAATAGGTAAAGAAGTCGTAGCCGTAGATCCGCGATACTTCCGTCCTACAGAGGTAGATTTATTGATAGGAGATCCTACAAAAGCTAAAGAAAAATTAGGTTGGGTTCCAGAAATTGCACTCCAAGAACTGGTAAATGATATGATGCAAAGTGATTTACACCTCATGTCTCGCGAGGAATATTTGAAAAAAGGCGGTTACCGCATCAACAACTATTTTGAATAA
- a CDS encoding GH3 auxin-responsive promoter family protein, whose amino-acid sequence MSLKSLGAKIFAAITDRKTKKWATDPVGSQDKVFKNLLKTASGTAFAKAHSFSSIQTHKDFIQQVPVRDYEQLRPFVDRVVAGESDILWPGKPLYFAKTSGTTSGAKYIPLTAESMPEHIKAARNAILSYIHETGKAKFVDAKMIFLQGSPEMESKNGIQLGRLSGIVAHYVPNYLQKNRLPSMKTNCIDDWETKVEAVIDETLPEKMSVISGIPSWVQMYFERIVQRTGKKVGEVFPDFNLFIYGGVNFEPYRAKFDQLIGRQVDSIELFPASEGFFAYQDKQNEKGMLLLLDAGIFYEFIPANQFQEEHPPRLSIGEVEIGINYVMIISTTAGLWAYNIGDTIAFTSTSPYKIVVTGRIKHYISASGEHVIGKEVEEAMKAAATPLSIIINEFTVAPQLSPENDALPYHEWFVEFGANTDLDLPQLSQVLDLKMREQNSYYDDLITGKILQPLKLTVVPENGFKVYMKTIGKLGGQNKLPRLSNDRKIAEVLEKIIQQKA is encoded by the coding sequence ATGTCGTTAAAGTCACTCGGCGCAAAGATTTTTGCCGCAATAACTGATAGAAAAACTAAAAAATGGGCTACAGATCCGGTAGGCTCACAGGATAAGGTTTTTAAAAATTTATTAAAGACTGCTTCGGGCACCGCTTTCGCGAAAGCGCACTCCTTTTCCAGCATCCAAACACATAAAGACTTTATACAACAGGTTCCAGTAAGAGATTACGAGCAATTACGCCCGTTTGTAGACCGAGTAGTCGCTGGCGAAAGCGATATTTTATGGCCAGGAAAGCCTCTTTACTTTGCCAAAACCTCTGGGACTACCAGTGGCGCAAAATACATTCCCCTTACTGCGGAGTCCATGCCTGAGCATATCAAGGCAGCTCGTAATGCCATATTGAGTTATATACATGAAACTGGTAAAGCAAAGTTTGTGGATGCTAAGATGATTTTTCTTCAAGGAAGTCCAGAAATGGAGTCTAAAAACGGCATCCAACTCGGTAGATTGAGCGGTATTGTTGCACATTATGTGCCTAATTACCTACAGAAAAATAGATTGCCCTCTATGAAAACCAATTGCATTGATGATTGGGAAACAAAAGTAGAGGCTGTTATCGATGAAACTTTACCAGAAAAAATGAGCGTTATTTCTGGAATTCCTAGTTGGGTACAAATGTATTTTGAGCGCATCGTGCAACGTACAGGTAAAAAAGTAGGCGAGGTTTTTCCAGACTTCAATTTATTTATTTATGGAGGGGTTAATTTTGAACCTTACCGCGCTAAATTTGATCAACTCATAGGCCGTCAAGTAGACAGTATAGAATTATTCCCTGCAAGCGAAGGCTTCTTTGCCTATCAAGACAAGCAAAACGAGAAAGGAATGTTATTGCTTCTCGATGCAGGTATTTTTTATGAATTCATTCCTGCAAATCAGTTCCAGGAGGAACACCCACCTCGATTAAGCATAGGAGAAGTTGAAATAGGAATCAATTACGTCATGATTATTTCTACTACCGCAGGATTGTGGGCCTACAACATAGGCGACACCATTGCCTTTACCAGTACAAGCCCTTATAAAATTGTTGTGACTGGTCGTATCAAACATTACATCAGCGCGAGTGGCGAGCATGTTATAGGCAAAGAAGTAGAAGAAGCTATGAAAGCGGCAGCTACTCCATTGAGCATTATCATCAATGAGTTTACGGTAGCGCCTCAATTGAGTCCAGAAAACGATGCGCTTCCTTACCACGAGTGGTTTGTGGAATTTGGTGCGAATACCGACTTAGACCTGCCACAGTTATCTCAAGTTTTAGACCTCAAAATGAGAGAACAAAACAGCTATTACGACGATTTAATTACAGGAAAAATACTACAACCTTTAAAGCTAACCGTTGTACCTGAAAACGGTTTCAAGGTTTATATGAAAACCATAGGCAAACTAGGAGGGCAAAATAAACTTCCTAGACTATCAAACGATCGTAAAATAGCTGAGGTGCTAGAGAAGATTATCCAGCAAAAGGCTTGA
- the rfbC gene encoding dTDP-4-dehydrorhamnose 3,5-epimerase, translating to MNIIETPLLDCKIIEPVVFKDARGKFCIAFDSIAFAKALPQQAAFITINESTSSYGVLRGLHAQKADAAQTKLIRCVQGRILDVAVDFRPDSPTYLKHFTIELSGDNHKQLLVPRGFLHGFSVLSETAIVNYQVDNAYQPEMEVGLRYDDPKLNIDWQLPEEDMILSEKDEKLGFLK from the coding sequence GTGAATATAATTGAGACACCACTTTTAGACTGTAAGATTATTGAACCCGTTGTTTTTAAAGATGCTCGAGGTAAATTCTGTATCGCTTTTGACAGTATCGCTTTCGCGAAAGCTTTACCTCAACAAGCAGCTTTTATTACTATTAATGAAAGCACCTCTTCTTATGGTGTTTTAAGGGGCTTACACGCCCAAAAAGCAGATGCAGCACAAACCAAGCTGATAAGATGTGTACAAGGTCGTATACTAGACGTTGCAGTAGATTTTAGACCAGACTCACCTACTTATTTAAAGCATTTTACTATAGAGTTGTCAGGAGATAATCACAAACAGTTACTTGTGCCTAGAGGCTTTTTACACGGCTTCTCCGTACTTTCAGAAACGGCTATTGTGAATTATCAAGTAGACAATGCCTATCAGCCAGAAATGGAAGTGGGCTTGAGGTACGACGATCCAAAATTAAACATAGACTGGCAACTGCCGGAAGAAGACATGATCCTTTCTGAAAAAGATGAGAAGTTGGGATTCCTCAAATAA
- a CDS encoding lytic transglycosylase domain-containing protein, translating to MNKYALFLLVVSFLFLPLSAQVKKDSTSIPEKVIVHKELEKQQAEKDSLELGMKVVREIPVQEIAMDTAVTGEPLKLYPEADDFDKNLLNELYNNDLYDYMYDELVQMDYSETVKQTLPTDTLKARLAAINETTPFQIDYNPVLEKLINKKLSYQRVYMERLMTLSDYYFPLFEPYLDQYDIPLEMKYLAVVESALDPRIKSRVGATGLWQFMFTTGRSFDLEVNSYVDERMDPIKSTQAACKFMRSLYNIYGDWDLVLAAYNSGPGNVNKAIRRSGGYKNYWNIRPYLPRETAGYVPAFQAMMYLFKYGPEHGFQPQQTLYKTIATDTISIKRMISLEHVAQFTDQDLEVIQFHNPSYKLDIIPVVEGKTYNLRLPIRDAAKFVSNEDAVYAFAKAEFEKIEKPIPELLKAESRTVYRVKSGDYLGKIANRYGVRVSQIKRWNSLRSNNLRIGQRLYIHSRNPVTTSSSKPTETPSTYKVKSGDSLWKIANKYGISIASIRKMNPAKSDDLKIGDILKLK from the coding sequence ATGAATAAATATGCTTTGTTTCTACTCGTCGTCTCTTTTTTATTTCTACCGCTATCAGCGCAAGTAAAGAAAGATTCTACAAGTATTCCAGAAAAAGTAATTGTTCATAAAGAGCTTGAAAAGCAGCAAGCTGAAAAGGATTCGCTAGAATTAGGAATGAAGGTAGTCAGAGAAATACCTGTCCAAGAAATAGCCATGGATACCGCTGTGACTGGCGAGCCTTTAAAGCTATATCCAGAAGCAGATGATTTTGATAAAAATCTACTTAATGAATTGTACAACAATGATTTATACGATTATATGTATGATGAATTGGTGCAAATGGATTATAGCGAAACGGTAAAACAAACACTTCCTACAGACACGCTTAAAGCACGACTGGCGGCCATCAATGAAACCACACCTTTTCAGATAGATTACAATCCAGTGCTGGAAAAGCTTATCAATAAAAAGCTCAGTTATCAACGCGTATATATGGAGCGGTTGATGACATTGAGTGATTATTATTTCCCCTTATTTGAGCCTTATCTCGATCAGTACGATATACCCTTGGAGATGAAATACCTGGCCGTTGTAGAAAGTGCTTTAGACCCGCGTATCAAAAGTCGGGTAGGAGCTACAGGATTATGGCAATTTATGTTTACTACAGGTCGTAGTTTTGATCTGGAAGTGAATTCTTATGTAGATGAGCGCATGGACCCTATAAAGTCTACGCAAGCTGCCTGTAAATTTATGCGCAGTTTGTACAATATCTATGGGGATTGGGACTTGGTCTTGGCAGCCTATAATTCGGGTCCAGGAAATGTGAATAAAGCCATACGTCGCAGTGGGGGATATAAAAATTACTGGAACATCAGACCTTATCTTCCACGAGAAACGGCTGGTTATGTTCCTGCTTTTCAAGCGATGATGTATTTGTTTAAATATGGACCAGAGCATGGGTTCCAGCCACAACAGACCTTATATAAAACTATTGCTACCGATACGATTAGTATTAAAAGAATGATTTCTTTAGAACACGTCGCTCAATTTACCGATCAGGATCTGGAAGTGATCCAATTTCATAATCCCTCTTATAAATTGGATATTATCCCGGTAGTGGAGGGTAAAACTTATAATTTGAGATTACCTATAAGGGATGCGGCAAAATTTGTTAGCAATGAGGATGCTGTCTACGCTTTCGCGAAAGCGGAATTTGAAAAAATAGAAAAACCAATACCAGAACTTCTCAAAGCAGAAAGCCGAACGGTATACCGAGTTAAAAGTGGAGATTATCTAGGTAAAATAGCCAACAGATACGGTGTCAGGGTAAGTCAGATCAAGCGATGGAACAGCTTGAGAAGTAATAATTTGCGTATTGGACAAAGATTGTACATCCACTCTAGAAATCCGGTAACGACCTCGAGTTCAAAGCCTACTGAAACGCCATCTACTTACAAAGTAAAAAGTGGAGATAGCTTATGGAAAATAGCCAATAAATATGGCATATCTATTGCTAGTATACGCAAAATGAACCCTGCCAAGTCAGATGACCTCAAAATAGGGGACATTTTAAAACTAAAGTAA
- the tatA gene encoding twin-arginine translocase TatA/TatE family subunit codes for MSANFFLAMPGLWSIILIVVVVLLLFGGKKIPELMRGLGGGIKEFKDASKEDETKKEDSKNLNK; via the coding sequence ATGTCAGCAAATTTCTTTTTAGCAATGCCAGGTTTATGGAGTATTATCCTTATTGTGGTTGTGGTTTTACTTCTTTTCGGAGGTAAAAAAATACCAGAATTGATGCGCGGTCTAGGTGGCGGAATCAAAGAATTTAAAGATGCCTCCAAAGAGGACGAGACTAAAAAAGAGGATTCTAAGAATCTGAACAAATAG